CCTTACAAGCCCACGGACAGGCGCACCACAGAGCTCCCCTCTGCTCCAGgtgcctcctcctcatcctcctcatcctccacacGGCCAGGACGATCACAGAACACTTCAGAGCTTGACTCTGGAGGACCTCGTAATCTACTTCCACGGCCGCCAAGGGACCGTTCAGAACCCAGACACTTTACTCCCCTCAGGTAAGTGTGTGgttgtctgtgcatgtgtctgtgtgtgtgtgtgtgtgtggatacgTGTGGTACCAGTGATGAGAGATTAATCTCTCACCAGCTGCCTGACAGGGCCGACTTAGTTTTTGCTACTTGCTCTCTCCTGCCCATAGACAGgtaggcacacacacaaatacacacacacacacacaaatacacacacatgcacacatggaaccacactcacaaacacacacagatgccagGAAGCCTCAGATTAAACCAGAGCAGATTTAACTAATCTCATGTGACATTGTCCTGTCAAATCCATCTCACACAGACGCCCCACAGCACCCCCCAGTGGCTACAAGGCAGACACCAGACATGTTTCCTCAACTCTCCTTTCTCCACACCCTTAATTTAATTACTTAGACTATGAACTGTACTGAGATCTGAACTGGGATCCTCACAGAGGTGTGTCTCAAGCCATTCTCCACCTCACTTTGTCTCTGATGAGATCGTGAAGTGGTGATCAAGTCGTAGAAGTGGGTGAATCAGATCCAGAGTTGTGGCTTGTTGAGATACTCATGATTAGCTGTTTCATTGAAAACTATTCATGCTCTCACTGAAGCTAACAAATGGTTAAGTTGGTCAAATACCCTCCCTCTCAAAAATGCAAAAGCTCCATTGTTCAACACAATTAGGAACCGAAGTGTGGTTTACTTTGGCCTGGAGCCAATGTGTGGCTCATGTCTTTATTGAGCGATGGCTCAGTCTCGACGTCAGACGAGCAGCTAATTTGAATTAACCCTATGTGGCTACGGCATTGCTTTACAAGTGCGCCAGACGAGATAAAGACTAATCTCACAACCATCCGTAGACAACTGTTCACAGCTAACTGGGGAAGTGGGTCAACAGGTGGACGGCACGCAGACAGATTGCCTTGCCTGAATATGTACAAATATAGTTTCTAAGGATAACTTAGAAGAAGTCAGGCTTAATAAAACAACTCAATAAAGACACAGTGTGGAATCTAAATGCAAAAAAACTTTATTCtgacagactgaaaacacaggacTGTAGCATACTGTCATTCCTAATCTTTAAATACATGGATTGCAATAAAACAACTCAATATATAGTTTTCcgatgttttagatgttttagTTATTGCAGAAATTATTAGAAAACCATCaggatgtattttttttgttatctaaAAATAGAACTATATGCTAAAACACACCAAATTTCACTGCCCTGACctcattttgttattattggGATTgggagacccctagtggcagaaattacaCATTACTTTTAAGTCACTATGGCATTTTATAgctgactttgtgtcttttcCCCAAATTGTAGGAATAAGGAGACAAAGTTGCCACTAACAAGACGTCTGTCTGGAGACAGCGACTCCTCTACAGCTTCATctaagggaggaggaggagggggacggCCGTCTCTCGGTGGTGCCTCTCGGCGCTCCGGTGAAGACGTTATCCTACTTGTTAGTCGCAAAGACGGGAAGCATGCAATTGAGAGGCCTGGAGCAGGAAACCAGACCCAGTCGCCACGCCCCACACAGCCCCGTGCACGCAGTCAGTCCCGTGAACGTTCTGCACTCGCCCCGGTGCTCAAACCCAACCCACCACAAGGATCCTCTGATGGTACGAGGACAACACGTACAGAGAGGGGCCGAAACGAGGGCCCAAGAAGGTTCCATGTCCCGCGGTCCCAAAGCCAGAGTAAGATACAGAGCCGTACTCGATCCGGTGATGCCAGCCCTGGTCCTACTTCCTGCTACAGAGACCCTCAGCCCCCACTGTCAGATAGACGAGAGGACCTGAGGGCCAAACAAATGCCCCCATCCTCTCCCAGAATAGGTGGTGGGTTCTCCAAGAGACAGTCGTCCTCATGCTCTAATTCGCCTATTAAAGGAATCCAGAGCAACAACAGCTCCCCCAGCAAAAAAAGTATAACTACTCCCAGACCTCCCGTccctcgctctccctccctAGGAAAAAGCAGAGTGCTGCCACCAGTAACCTCAGGAGGTCGGTGTTCACCACACTCATCTCCCCGCAACTCTCACCATCATTCTACTCGCTCCCCCAGGATGTCACAGGGCCCTCGTTTCGCTGGGCGTGTGCAACATAGAAACAAGCCTGGCCTAGAGCACCAGGAGCCTGAGGAGGAAGGACTGGGCCTTGGTTTCCAGATGCTTCCAGTGCTGGACCCTCGGAAGGAGCAAGATTTGTATCGCAGTTTTGAGGCCGAGTTTCTGGCCAATACACAGCAGGCTAGAGTAGTGTCTAATAAACCTGCAGCAGGAGCTGGGACACATTCAGTGCCAACACTCACTGAGACTAATGACTCCTCCTCTTCTAACTCCTCCACATCTTCCCTGAATGTCGGGGCAAAGATAGGAACTCTGCCCGACCTTAGGGAGTCTAAGAGAACTAATCTTCGTCATCTTCCAGTCGATGACCCCTTAAATTTACTGTATGGACACAATCCTAGAGGAACACCTAACTTTGGACAAGGGGTGCCTGAATACTGGGGGGAGCGTGGAGGGGGTCTCAAGAAGCTCCCAGCCATCTCTAGCTCTATGGAGGAAAGGGAGATGCCAACTTCTCCAACTGGCATTGGagataaagactcaaacaggtTAATGAATCAGGTCCCCACACAACCTGCTTTTCACTGTAGGACTATGAATGGAGACCATGGAGGTGGACCTTCAATGGGAGAGTTGACAAGTCAGCAGGGTCAGCTTGGGTGGGATACAGGGCCTGAGGGAGATGTTCCTCAGGGGAATCACCAGCCAAACTTTTCTCATGACCTGGAAAATGATGAAGGGAGTGATGACCTCCCACCCCCAGAGGCTTGTCCATCCCCTGTGCCTCTTCCCCCCTCTGAAGACTGCTCCTTCCGGGATTCCTCAAGTGAAAGCTCTTCGATGTGCTTTAGTTTGAGTGAATCCCGCTCAGACTCCCCTCCGCCCTCTTCACCCCTGGCCAACGGGGACACTGACGGAGAACTGCTGCAGACTAAGAAAGGGCAGAAGAAAGCAGACGGTGCAATTCCTATCTCAAAGCACAAACTTAGATCAAGAATCAGGCCTCGCACTGACAACAGGCCAGAGAACAGCCCCTCGCGTATCCCTACCCCAGTCAGCTACAAAGATCTGCAGGCTCACAACCCTCTCTCCCCCTGCCACACCCCACCTCTGTCCCCTCAGAGTTCTCGCTCCACTGGTCATCCAGCCACATGCAAGAGCCTGCACCAGGCCTTTGCGGACATGACACGTTCCCCAGTCATGGGCAACAAAGGCTGCTCGTACCCGAGACAGTCAGGAAGCCTGGATAATGAAGCTTGGATGTAGCACAAAACTGACACCTGACATGAAGGGTTGttattgtggtggtggtggtggtcatGTCATTTGActactgtgtaaaaaaaaaagaaagatgtaaGACTGGGCTACAGACTGTTTTCATTGCATGTCAAACACTCCTTCTCTTTTGCTTATCGTCTCTACCGAGGTTTTCTGCAGGTGGTTCACATTTGCTTTTAATTTGCACTCAAGCCAAAATATTTATTACCAAAAGAAAAGGTCTTTTTAATGCTACTTTTAATGTTGTTTCAAAGAATGCATGGggatgcttttgtgttttttgcttgtattttgtttgtttttttctttgcaaaacACTTGTCATAGTTGATACCAAGAGCTAGCGAAAGAGAGCATATGTGCTACCATGTGCCTCACTCAAGGGGCATGGTAAAGTGCCAGAGATTTAAAACTGTGTAAACACTAACTCAACCCTCAGTTTCACTGATTAGCTCCCTCTTGTGGTTCAACATAGCATCTCAGCTTGCCTTGA
The DNA window shown above is from Solea senegalensis isolate Sse05_10M linkage group LG5, IFAPA_SoseM_1, whole genome shotgun sequence and carries:
- the gas2l1 gene encoding GAS2-like protein 2B, giving the protein MADQSNIQSAASKSIRPFKSSEEYLYAMKEDLAEWLNTLYDLDISADTFMDALESGCALCRHANNVNRAAQDFQLEYPEAASSMKLPSKDVVFQARNAVPGSFLARDNVSNFISWCRQELWIKDVLMFETNDLVEKCNEKNFVLCLLEVARRGSKFGMLAPMLIQLEEEIEEEIRDQESLRSEAGDKSEQSVSSPSRCFSRKESSQSVEDEDEPEPEPFIWPQKRVLCDMRNLDELVREILGHCSCPAQFPMVKVSEGKYKVGDSSALIFIRVLRTHVMVRVGGGWDTLEHYLDKHDPCRCAAFAHRYHQAKASGQGQGTQSKSSSAHSSRSTSPGPHWRNDGIAPYKPTDRRTTELPSAPGASSSSSSSSTRPGRSQNTSELDSGGPRNLLPRPPRDRSEPRHFTPLRNKETKLPLTRRLSGDSDSSTASSKGGGGGGRPSLGGASRRSGEDVILLVSRKDGKHAIERPGAGNQTQSPRPTQPRARSQSRERSALAPVLKPNPPQGSSDGTRTTRTERGRNEGPRRFHVPRSQSQSKIQSRTRSGDASPGPTSCYRDPQPPLSDRREDLRAKQMPPSSPRIGGGFSKRQSSSCSNSPIKGIQSNNSSPSKKSITTPRPPVPRSPSLGKSRVLPPVTSGGRCSPHSSPRNSHHHSTRSPRMSQGPRFAGRVQHRNKPGLEHQEPEEEGLGLGFQMLPVLDPRKEQDLYRSFEAEFLANTQQARVVSNKPAAGAGTHSVPTLTETNDSSSSNSSTSSLNVGAKIGTLPDLRESKRTNLRHLPVDDPLNLLYGHNPRGTPNFGQGVPEYWGERGGGLKKLPAISSSMEEREMPTSPTGIGDKDSNRLMNQVPTQPAFHCRTMNGDHGGGPSMGELTSQQGQLGWDTGPEGDVPQGNHQPNFSHDLENDEGSDDLPPPEACPSPVPLPPSEDCSFRDSSSESSSMCFSLSESRSDSPPPSSPLANGDTDGELLQTKKGQKKADGAIPISKHKLRSRIRPRTDNRPENSPSRIPTPVSYKDLQAHNPLSPCHTPPLSPQSSRSTGHPATCKSLHQAFADMTRSPVMGNKGCSYPRQSGSLDNEAWM